One Methanobrevibacter wolinii SH DNA segment encodes these proteins:
- a CDS encoding PRC-barrel domain-containing protein — protein MENKKNIQKREEKLWSEVKNYQVATNNARILGVLDELIINDKTGKIVDIAIKVQEDRNIHVKGAKRKGDLLLVPFSKVEKVGEFIIVAE, from the coding sequence ATGGAAAATAAAAAAAATATTCAAAAAAGAGAAGAAAAATTATGGAGTGAGGTTAAGAATTATCAAGTAGCAACTAATAATGCTCGTATTCTTGGTGTTCTTGATGAACTTATTATTAATGATAAAACCGGTAAAATTGTAGATATTGCTATTAAAGTACAAGAAGATCGTAATATTCATGTTAAAGGAGCTAAAAGAAAAGGTGATTTATTACTTGTTCCTTTCTCAAAAGTTGAAAAAGTTGGAGAATTTATTATTGTAGCAGAATAA
- a CDS encoding NTP transferase domain-containing protein, which produces MIIALIMAGGLGTRLNSNIEKPLFKFNNKCLIDYVIENISFSNLIDKIVVAVSHNTPNTKNYLLNHDFSYFGNSLDDFNKFYLDTPGEGYLDDLSYILSVFEKISKDNIILVINADLPFITSDIIDYVLSKYFDSNKPSLSVQIPVELYKKYNVSYSYEFNGLVPSGLNILKSENSIQEQTNLIMDNIKLAFNLNSIDDVDIAYKIKDSLI; this is translated from the coding sequence ATGATTATTGCTCTTATTATGGCTGGTGGTTTAGGTACTAGATTGAATTCTAATATTGAGAAACCTCTTTTTAAATTTAATAATAAATGTTTAATTGATTATGTTATAGAAAATATTTCTTTTTCTAATTTAATTGATAAAATTGTTGTTGCAGTAAGTCATAATACTCCTAATACTAAAAATTACTTATTAAATCATGATTTTTCTTATTTTGGTAATTCTCTAGATGACTTTAATAAATTTTATTTAGATACTCCTGGTGAAGGTTATCTTGATGATTTATCTTATATTTTATCTGTTTTTGAGAAAATATCTAAGGATAATATTATATTAGTTATAAATGCAGATCTTCCTTTTATTACTTCTGATATTATTGATTATGTATTAAGTAAATATTTTGACTCTAATAAACCTAGTTTATCAGTTCAAATCCCTGTTGAACTTTATAAAAAATATAATGTATCTTATTCTTATGAATTTAATGGTCTTGTTCCATCAGGTCTTAATATTTTAAAAAGTGAAAATTCTATTCAAGAGCAAACTAATTTAATCATGGATAATATAAAGTTAGCATTTAACTTAAATTCTATTGATGATGTAGATATAGCATATAAAATTAAGGATTCTTTGATATAG
- a CDS encoding NADH-quinone oxidoreductase subunit B family protein: MAEEKAKVGTMWLGGCSGCHLAVADFHETLLDVLELADFEFIPVLMDTKYDEVPDLDVILIEGGIRNDENRKLAEMLREKAKYVIAFGTCACYGGIPGLGNLHTVEELEEEAYINSVSTVNPEGIIPNEDVPQLENRVRPLSEAIDIDMMLPGCPPRSDVIANAIITLLNGETVELPTTNLCEVCPREKPPEGLAMDFVKRQFEVGRPEDDLCLIAQGLVCLGPATVSLCGAECPEIAIPCRGCYGPTAKIKDAGAKMISAIASDYGVEKDKTVDPEEVASQLDDIVGTFYTYTLPAALIPMKMQNGGK, encoded by the coding sequence ATGGCAGAAGAAAAAGCAAAAGTTGGAACTATGTGGTTAGGTGGATGTTCAGGTTGTCACTTAGCTGTTGCTGATTTCCATGAAACATTATTAGATGTTTTAGAATTAGCTGATTTCGAATTTATTCCAGTTTTAATGGATACTAAATATGATGAAGTACCTGATTTAGATGTAATTCTTATTGAAGGTGGAATCAGAAACGATGAAAACAGAAAATTAGCTGAAATGTTAAGAGAAAAAGCTAAATATGTTATTGCTTTTGGTACTTGTGCATGTTATGGAGGTATTCCAGGACTTGGAAACTTACATACTGTAGAAGAATTAGAAGAAGAAGCTTATATTAATTCTGTTTCTACTGTTAACCCAGAAGGTATCATTCCTAATGAAGATGTACCTCAATTAGAAAACAGGGTAAGACCTTTAAGTGAAGCAATTGATATTGATATGATGCTTCCTGGTTGCCCACCAAGATCAGATGTTATTGCTAATGCAATTATTACCTTACTCAATGGTGAAACAGTTGAATTACCTACTACAAACTTATGTGAAGTTTGTCCTAGAGAAAAACCACCTGAAGGTTTAGCTATGGACTTCGTTAAAAGACAATTTGAAGTCGGAAGACCTGAAGATGATTTATGTTTAATTGCACAAGGTTTAGTATGTTTAGGTCCTGCTACAGTTTCATTATGTGGTGCAGAATGTCCTGAAATTGCAATCCCATGTAGAGGATGTTATGGACCAACTGCAAAAATTAAAGATGCAGGTGCTAAAATGATTTCAGCTATTGCTTCAGATTATGGTGTAGAAAAAGATAAAACTGTTGATCCTGAAGAAGTAGCTAGCCAATTAGATGATATTGTTGGTACATTTTATACTTATACTTTACCAGCTGCTTTAATCCCAATGAAAATGCAAAATGGAGGAAAATAG
- the sufC gene encoding Fe-S cluster assembly ATPase SufC, translating to MLLEIHNLAVEVEGKQVLKNVNLSIAEGETHVLLGPNGAGKSTLFMTILGFPKYHVTNGSIIFKGKDITNLSTAERVKLGMGVSFQNPPAIRGISVENLLKYESGQNEEDELNPRMKALADKLKFNDDFLKRDVNLGFSGGEVKRSEVLQLLAQKPDFTMFDEPDSGVDIENVELIAEELNVILDKQKKISERKRAGLLITHLGYILNFVKADKAHILMNGEIACSGNPEEILNDVRENGFKGCVSCAQCTQ from the coding sequence ATGTTACTTGAAATTCACAATTTAGCTGTTGAAGTTGAAGGTAAACAAGTATTAAAAAATGTTAATCTTTCTATAGCAGAAGGTGAAACACATGTACTTTTAGGACCTAATGGGGCAGGTAAAAGTACTTTGTTCATGACTATATTAGGATTTCCAAAATATCATGTTACTAATGGTTCAATTATTTTCAAAGGTAAAGATATAACTAACTTATCAACTGCTGAAAGAGTTAAATTAGGTATGGGAGTAAGTTTTCAAAATCCTCCAGCAATTAGAGGTATTTCTGTTGAAAATTTATTAAAATATGAATCTGGTCAAAATGAAGAAGATGAATTAAATCCAAGAATGAAAGCTTTAGCTGATAAACTTAAATTTAATGATGATTTTTTAAAAAGAGATGTTAACTTAGGATTCTCTGGTGGGGAAGTTAAAAGATCTGAAGTTCTTCAATTATTAGCTCAAAAACCAGATTTTACAATGTTTGATGAACCAGATTCTGGTGTTGATATTGAAAATGTAGAACTTATTGCTGAAGAATTAAATGTTATTTTAGATAAACAGAAAAAAATCAGTGAACGTAAACGTGCAGGTTTACTAATTACTCATTTAGGATATATTTTAAATTTTGTAAAAGCAGATAAAGCTCATATTTTAATGAATGGTGAAATTGCTTGTTCAGGAAATCCTGAAGAAATTTTAAATGATGTTCGTGAAAATGGATTTAAAGGATGTGTTAGTTGTGCGCAATGTACTCAATGA
- a CDS encoding Ni/Fe hydrogenase subunit alpha codes for MAKLTMEPVTRIEGHAKITVQLDDAGNVEETRLHVMEFRGFEKFLQGRPAEELPRLVPRICGICDVQHHLAAAKAVDQIYGFGDDILPTAYRMREIMNWGSFMHSHALHFYFLAAPDLIVPNGTRKTRNVFQIIKDQPDIALQAIEIRRNGLDMVRAIGGRPIHPTSSTPGGISTELTEDKQKELKQKAERNIELAQNTLDLAIPIFEEKIDLVNDLGYFGDTRHCGLVNDGKWDVYNGNVRIKSKDGSKIEYEYNNLEYQDIVAEHVKPYSWLKFPYIKELGYPEGIYRVAPLSRINVCDSMPDEAPLAQERLNEFREKFGYAQQPMLFHWARLIEILASAECAATALDEDLSGKKFPDALERTAGEGAGIVEAPRGTLIHHYKTDDNGLVTKANLVVATIQNNPAMEMGIDQVAKKYIKPGVEVDDKIFNLMEMVIRAYDPCLSCATHTMDSQMRLSTLEVIDSDGNLVKKI; via the coding sequence ATGGCAAAACTAACTATGGAACCTGTAACTCGTATTGAAGGTCACGCAAAAATTACTGTTCAGTTAGATGATGCAGGAAACGTTGAAGAAACTAGATTACATGTTATGGAATTTAGAGGATTTGAAAAATTCTTACAAGGTAGACCTGCAGAAGAATTACCACGTTTAGTTCCTAGAATCTGTGGTATTTGTGATGTTCAACACCATTTAGCAGCTGCTAAAGCTGTTGATCAAATTTATGGATTTGGAGACGATATCTTACCTACTGCTTACAGAATGAGAGAAATTATGAATTGGGGTTCATTTATGCACTCTCACGCACTTCATTTCTACTTCTTAGCAGCTCCAGATTTAATTGTTCCTAATGGAACTAGAAAAACAAGAAATGTTTTCCAAATTATCAAAGATCAACCAGATATTGCTTTACAAGCTATTGAAATCAGAAGAAATGGTTTAGATATGGTTAGAGCTATTGGTGGTCGTCCAATTCACCCAACTTCTTCCACTCCTGGAGGAATTTCTACTGAATTAACTGAGGATAAACAAAAAGAATTAAAACAAAAAGCTGAAAGAAACATTGAATTAGCTCAAAATACCTTAGATTTAGCTATTCCTATTTTCGAAGAAAAAATTGATCTTGTTAATGATTTAGGTTACTTCGGAGATACTCGTCACTGTGGTTTAGTAAATGATGGTAAATGGGATGTATACAATGGTAATGTAAGAATCAAAAGTAAAGATGGTTCTAAAATTGAATATGAATACAATAATTTAGAATACCAAGACATTGTTGCAGAACATGTTAAACCTTACTCTTGGTTAAAATTCCCATATATTAAAGAATTAGGATACCCTGAAGGTATTTACAGAGTAGCTCCTTTATCTAGGATTAACGTTTGTGATTCAATGCCTGATGAAGCTCCTCTTGCTCAAGAAAGATTAAATGAATTCCGTGAAAAATTCGGATATGCACAACAACCTATGTTATTCCATTGGGCTAGATTAATCGAAATCTTAGCTTCTGCTGAATGTGCAGCTACTGCATTAGATGAAGATTTATCTGGTAAAAAATTCCCAGATGCTCTTGAAAGAACTGCTGGTGAAGGTGCAGGTATTGTAGAAGCTCCTCGTGGTACTTTAATCCACCATTACAAAACTGATGATAATGGTTTAGTAACTAAAGCAAACCTCGTTGTTGCAACTATTCAAAACAACCCTGCTATGGAAATGGGTATTGATCAAGTAGCTAAAAAATACATCAAACCTGGTGTAGAAGTAGATGATAAAATCTTCAATTTAATGGAAATGGTTATTAGAGCATATGATCCATGTTTATCCTGTGCTACCCATACTATGGATAGTCAAATGAGACTTTCTACTTTAGAAGTTATTGATAGTGACGGAAACTTAGTTAAAAAAATCTAG
- a CDS encoding hydrogenase iron-sulfur subunit: MADDIKIVMFCCNWCSYGGADTAGTARMQYPPNIRVIRVMCSGRIDPQFILKAFREGADGVLVTGCHMGDCHYDAGNYKLDRRMRIVYKLIEDLGIDKRRLYHDWISASEGEKFANTVRMMVARVKDLGPSPLKEQIQA, translated from the coding sequence ATGGCAGATGATATAAAAATTGTAATGTTTTGTTGCAACTGGTGTTCCTATGGTGGAGCAGATACTGCAGGTACTGCTAGGATGCAATACCCACCTAACATTAGGGTTATTCGTGTAATGTGTTCTGGTAGAATTGATCCACAATTCATCTTAAAAGCATTCAGAGAAGGTGCTGATGGTGTACTTGTAACTGGTTGTCACATGGGTGATTGTCACTATGATGCAGGAAACTATAAATTAGATAGAAGAATGAGAATTGTCTACAAATTAATTGAAGATTTAGGTATTGATAAAAGAAGATTATACCATGACTGGATTTCCGCATCTGAAGGTGAAAAATTCGCAAATACTGTTAGAATGATGGTTGCTAGAGTTAAAGATTTAGGACCTTCACCTTTAAAAGAACAAATTCAAGCTTAA
- a CDS encoding SufB/SufD family protein, with amino-acid sequence MDLKDVLVVRNVLNDAEKAKNKKAPLGTDVTIANYSKEDISVYDAIDDLNDLSKKDKDTLISVGVDSDEKERSGSFVQFDQSNIFSNSLSDNIEIMNTGVAKDKYPWLKDYLWNAVKPDQDKYTAETALREEKEDVYSGYFIRSKPNTKEVFPVQACMFIADADIMQTAHNIIIAEENSELHLITGCATGSDISSALHVGVSELYLKPGSKITFTMVHNWAEQVEVRPRTGIKLADNTTFINNYILTSPVKCVQSYPTAYCEGNNSRALFQSVLSGQKDSDIDVGSRAILNHKNSSAEVLSRSVANDESKIYARGDLVGNVPDVKGHLECNGLVLSDESSIYAVPILEANSSGLELSHEAAVGKIDEDEIYYLTSRGFTEEEAAAMIVRGFLNMDITGLPPALAESTKKMIDMSIKGM; translated from the coding sequence ATGGATTTAAAGGATGTGTTAGTTGTGCGCAATGTACTCAATGATGCTGAAAAAGCTAAAAATAAAAAAGCACCTTTAGGAACAGATGTTACTATTGCAAATTATTCTAAAGAAGATATTTCTGTTTATGATGCTATTGATGATTTAAATGATTTATCTAAAAAAGATAAAGATACTCTTATTTCTGTAGGTGTTGATTCAGATGAAAAAGAAAGAAGTGGAAGTTTCGTTCAATTTGATCAAAGTAATATCTTTTCTAATTCTTTATCTGATAATATTGAAATTATGAATACTGGTGTTGCAAAAGATAAATATCCATGGTTAAAAGATTATCTTTGGAATGCTGTAAAACCGGATCAAGATAAATATACTGCAGAAACTGCATTGAGAGAAGAAAAAGAAGATGTTTATAGCGGTTATTTCATTAGATCTAAACCTAACACTAAAGAAGTTTTTCCAGTACAAGCATGTATGTTTATTGCTGATGCAGATATTATGCAAACAGCACATAATATTATTATTGCTGAGGAAAACTCTGAACTTCATTTAATAACTGGTTGTGCTACTGGTAGTGATATATCTTCTGCACTTCATGTTGGTGTAAGTGAATTATATCTTAAACCAGGTTCTAAAATTACTTTTACAATGGTCCATAATTGGGCTGAACAAGTTGAAGTACGTCCTAGAACTGGTATTAAATTAGCAGATAATACTACTTTCATTAATAATTATATTTTAACTAGTCCTGTTAAATGTGTACAATCTTATCCTACTGCATATTGTGAAGGTAATAACTCACGTGCACTTTTCCAAAGTGTTTTATCTGGTCAAAAAGATTCAGATATTGATGTTGGTTCACGTGCTATTCTTAATCACAAAAATAGTTCTGCTGAAGTTCTTTCACGTTCTGTTGCAAATGATGAATCTAAAATTTATGCTAGAGGAGATTTAGTTGGTAATGTTCCAGATGTTAAAGGTCATCTTGAATGTAATGGTTTAGTTTTATCTGATGAATCTTCTATATATGCAGTTCCAATTCTTGAAGCTAATTCTTCTGGACTTGAATTATCTCACGAAGCTGCAGTTGGTAAAATTGATGAAGATGAAATTTATTATTTAACATCTCGTGGATTTACTGAAGAAGAAGCAGCAGCTATGATTGTTAGAGGATTCTTAAATATGGATATTACAGGTTTACCTCCTGCTCTTGCTGAAAGTACTAAAAAAATGATTGATATGAGTATTAAAGGAATGTAA